A stretch of the Porifericola rhodea genome encodes the following:
- a CDS encoding LamG-like jellyroll fold domain-containing protein, whose product MLVVSKSKQARQDRVNADSMVSFNGIGSGRETQFASAGVNPNVSLALQKDKSFTISVFCQLNSDANHNLLFTSDTLGLNQGIEFSYSTTSGGRWYIQMVCLTGVYQFYIPFSQYIHKLVHLVFCYDGNTKTGQYYINGAVIPTQSYKTNTGFSTIPAHELIISEDTSARNRWSGYISHLLICNRTATPHEIRHIHAFGGLLPSSLHSAVVAHYPCTHAEGDVLVDVTDQYNYAKDIGVVKSANYHANKRFLVNGAVASSYTEGDRLTHDPASPNASNAVYNGDSSVYVGKGEYVRIRLRIHSQQRADARLQVQQFSSANGGVYISLPVVKTTTDFEANIQNEGTAQRKLDVVWQLGTDCDIEILEWRKSTTPVGYLDPYHAQLRNYTLEQHTGAVQTAWKDFYTKNPYQPYVDSNDDGIADVPLTVKKSLLPPLSTALQIQAVNKAQRIQLDGSLTESKGGEIHFFLYLDRVPSGAERYLFTSQHNSSQTHFYIQNGKRLKFENLYGPGVIRMQSDVISIQKGWNHFGIRCGNVGNANSFKFYHQGRYVGNNVVTHNYNSIYNDFFPKYMSRQYLFTAWASSNNTFPANTQLDCRLVAFYANRGVFTKHDKEVLEAYNNGLFQGMKQVHTVLYGEMTRVYIDEASENFQEGHNWTKQSQEFAVDTNTGQAVYTGVQDYAELSIPLINLTHPGIGVFGQSIRVEIVCNSWTGGNKCEVEIGDQGDVGRFNTVGTHVFHLRPKRSNAYVPKLWLRPIGKGNTFTISSVKVIAGFTQNQGTSGGNATLENYTSSDESPIIPIDSFQAGELDTNYCPNPTIFNNRTARISWNTDVNETKFSVSFWYYATGYNGSIGANNLFCAQLSGGGYITVKYLNPGRPLYFAWAHTSSGNSNAERTSLSIPDARIGNWTHVALTFDQNVQGKFNRHGYQVASSDNVFLAGVINSIGFFGSADSNENPAPAFVRNLQVYNAHVLTTAEIDELRALGHNAINPPLHLADKLSLHAPCMQKSGVPMDLISGERAYMEESSLQWTKTP is encoded by the coding sequence ATGTTGGTAGTCTCAAAGAGCAAACAAGCCCGGCAAGATAGGGTAAATGCGGATTCTATGGTGTCCTTCAATGGGATAGGTTCCGGCAGGGAAACGCAGTTTGCCAGTGCGGGTGTGAATCCTAATGTTTCTTTAGCCCTTCAAAAAGATAAAAGCTTTACCATATCTGTCTTTTGTCAACTTAATTCAGATGCAAACCATAATCTGCTTTTCACCTCTGATACATTAGGTTTAAATCAAGGAATAGAGTTTTCCTATAGCACTACATCAGGTGGCAGATGGTATATACAAATGGTATGTCTGACAGGCGTTTATCAGTTTTATATTCCTTTTAGCCAGTATATTCATAAACTTGTTCACTTGGTTTTTTGCTATGATGGGAATACAAAAACAGGCCAGTATTATATAAATGGTGCTGTTATACCTACCCAGTCTTACAAAACCAATACAGGCTTTTCTACTATTCCTGCCCATGAACTGATTATATCAGAAGATACCAGTGCCAGGAACAGATGGTCAGGCTACATATCTCACCTTCTTATTTGCAACCGCACAGCTACTCCTCACGAAATACGACACATCCATGCGTTTGGTGGTCTGCTTCCCTCTTCGCTACATAGTGCAGTAGTTGCCCATTATCCATGCACACATGCTGAAGGCGATGTATTGGTAGATGTGACAGATCAGTACAATTATGCTAAAGATATAGGTGTTGTAAAATCAGCAAACTATCATGCCAACAAAAGATTTTTGGTTAATGGTGCAGTGGCTTCCAGCTATACGGAGGGGGATCGCCTTACGCATGACCCGGCTAGCCCTAATGCTTCCAATGCAGTATATAATGGTGATAGTTCTGTATATGTGGGGAAAGGTGAATATGTTAGAATTAGGCTGAGAATACATTCGCAACAGAGGGCAGATGCCCGTTTGCAAGTGCAACAATTCAGTTCTGCAAATGGTGGTGTGTATATCAGTTTGCCCGTGGTGAAGACTACTACTGATTTTGAAGCAAACATTCAAAATGAGGGTACTGCACAAAGAAAACTTGATGTGGTTTGGCAATTAGGCACGGACTGTGACATTGAAATTTTAGAATGGAGGAAAAGTACTACACCCGTCGGATATCTTGACCCTTACCATGCCCAACTGCGAAACTACACTTTAGAGCAGCACACAGGTGCAGTGCAAACTGCCTGGAAAGATTTTTATACTAAAAACCCATATCAGCCTTATGTAGATTCAAATGATGATGGTATAGCTGATGTACCCTTAACCGTTAAAAAATCGCTGCTTCCTCCTTTGTCTACAGCGCTACAAATACAAGCTGTAAACAAAGCACAAAGAATACAGCTGGATGGTTCTTTAACTGAATCCAAAGGGGGAGAAATACACTTCTTCCTGTACCTGGATCGTGTGCCCAGTGGAGCAGAGCGATATCTGTTTACCTCTCAGCATAACAGCAGCCAGACGCACTTTTATATTCAGAATGGCAAGCGGCTTAAGTTTGAAAATTTGTACGGTCCTGGTGTCATTCGTATGCAAAGTGATGTGATCAGTATTCAAAAAGGATGGAATCATTTCGGGATTAGGTGCGGTAATGTGGGTAATGCCAATAGCTTTAAATTTTATCATCAGGGCCGATATGTGGGCAATAATGTAGTGACGCACAACTACAATTCTATTTATAACGACTTCTTCCCAAAATACATGAGTCGTCAATACCTTTTTACCGCCTGGGCAAGTAGTAATAATACCTTTCCTGCTAATACGCAGTTGGATTGCCGTTTGGTAGCCTTTTATGCCAACAGAGGTGTGTTTACCAAGCACGATAAGGAAGTCCTGGAAGCCTATAACAATGGGCTCTTTCAGGGCATGAAGCAGGTACATACGGTTTTGTATGGAGAAATGACTAGAGTTTACATTGATGAGGCTTCTGAAAACTTCCAGGAAGGCCACAACTGGACAAAGCAAAGTCAGGAATTTGCGGTTGATACCAACACCGGACAAGCTGTTTATACCGGAGTTCAGGATTATGCAGAATTATCTATACCACTCATAAACCTAACTCATCCTGGCATTGGTGTTTTTGGGCAAAGCATCAGAGTTGAGATCGTATGTAATAGTTGGACAGGAGGCAACAAATGCGAAGTAGAAATTGGAGATCAGGGAGATGTAGGCAGGTTTAATACAGTAGGTACGCATGTGTTTCATTTGAGGCCAAAACGCAGCAATGCTTATGTGCCCAAATTGTGGTTAAGGCCAATTGGGAAAGGCAATACATTCACCATTTCATCGGTAAAAGTTATTGCAGGATTCACTCAAAACCAGGGCACCAGCGGAGGTAATGCTACGCTGGAAAACTATACTTCTTCCGATGAATCTCCTATCATCCCGATAGACAGTTTTCAAGCGGGTGAACTGGACACGAACTATTGTCCTAATCCTACTATCTTCAATAACAGGACAGCCAGAATTAGCTGGAATACCGATGTAAATGAGACCAAATTCTCAGTATCATTTTGGTACTATGCAACAGGCTACAACGGTAGTATAGGTGCCAATAACCTCTTCTGTGCTCAATTGTCAGGAGGAGGCTATATCACAGTCAAATACCTAAACCCAGGCAGGCCACTTTATTTTGCCTGGGCACATACCAGTAGTGGCAATAGCAATGCAGAAAGGACAAGCCTTAGCATACCGGACGCAAGAATCGGTAATTGGACGCATGTAGCATTGACTTTTGACCAAAACGTGCAAGGCAAATTTAATAGGCATGGGTATCAGGTAGCCAGCTCTGACAATGTATTTTTAGCTGGGGTTATTAATTCTATTGGCTTTTTTGGTAGTGCTGATAGCAATGAAAATCCCGCACCCGCTTTTGTGCGCAATCTCCAGGTATACAACGCTCATGTGCTGACAACCGCAGAGATTGATGAACTCAGAGCATTAGGCCACAATGCTATCAATCCGCCTTTACACTTGGCAGACAAACTCAGTCTGCATGCTCCCTGTATGCAGAAATCAGGTGTGCCTATGGATTTGATCAGTGGCGAACGCGCTTATATGGAGGAAAGCAGCTTGCAATGGACTAAGACTCCTTGA
- a CDS encoding DnaB-like helicase C-terminal domain-containing protein translates to MLTQAPVLAKKVATTTKSKAAVLPGFQSVDQLKKAENTFKLKGHRGNGDIGKLLGDLEKYMLAITIEGDQGAGKTRFTYQLANAFAGSGFNVGVFSLEMGDKSDVVRKMINSYITKPNRSKVQLTGEASEGIQTIRKYAKNFDVVIIDSWNKLDADSSEFDKLRKDFPDTIWVVIFQRTTQGTIRGGTAPLYDAGINLEAVKSDAGFEHNYVQATKNRYGETFIPYSIATKKIVKQDNKPTEEQA, encoded by the coding sequence ATGCTCACTCAAGCTCCTGTGCTTGCTAAGAAGGTTGCTACAACCACCAAAAGCAAAGCTGCTGTTTTACCAGGCTTTCAATCTGTGGACCAACTCAAAAAAGCTGAGAACACCTTTAAGCTAAAGGGCCACCGTGGTAACGGAGATATCGGCAAACTTTTAGGCGATCTTGAAAAGTATATGCTGGCCATCACCATAGAAGGAGATCAGGGAGCAGGAAAGACCAGATTTACCTATCAGCTGGCTAATGCCTTTGCAGGCTCAGGATTTAATGTAGGGGTATTTTCCTTAGAAATGGGGGATAAGTCGGATGTCGTGCGCAAAATGATCAATAGCTACATCACTAAACCCAACAGATCCAAGGTACAGCTGACCGGAGAAGCCAGCGAGGGAATTCAAACGATCCGAAAATACGCCAAAAACTTTGATGTGGTGATCATTGACTCCTGGAACAAACTGGATGCAGATTCCAGTGAATTTGATAAGCTGAGAAAAGACTTTCCTGATACCATCTGGGTAGTGATTTTCCAAAGGACTACGCAAGGCACGATCCGGGGAGGTACCGCGCCTTTGTATGATGCAGGCATTAATCTGGAAGCTGTCAAATCAGACGCTGGCTTTGAGCACAATTATGTGCAGGCCACTAAAAACCGTTATGGAGAGACCTTCATTCCTTATTCCATAGCCACTAAGAAAATCGTCAAGCAGGATAACAAACCCACTGAAGAACAAGCATGA
- a CDS encoding SNF2-related protein, with the protein MKQSPSFYRARIQIIEDYINELPIDRKAKNDVRSLLKQGYISPELYAKDNPFVLPAAESEEKLIEGYLFANLVSEEPLSFEEKASYSTWFAMHPEKQLGEEKVTSSFHFPLQIKGKKTDIPQLIKAQLNKQITEQAKPPTDTNQKKLQAKAKAKAIIIKMNMLKMKNTNRTTQTTLSGLAGLAGLSGHQLHATLGVLPTGTLGKLDDYTLGKLVKPERKEEGKRSFEEVIKMYNQGISEDEIKVWVWYRRSLGSPMTRWKKYFLDNNTSADRDNVAVSTVAYANAATSILDNHWHKIATVPTGSILGKSTRFEHEYNNKVYLVLTNPQGQKIIVLKDHCTIKATTQQVSEESLSSFVQKGLLFYSNGELLPLPIYAYGNMYERAKQLEEDKEEIIVRFGESVFAKHQSIIAERTPKPISIQHVDPNERPKILAFSEFSKTFMIENLAEETGYEIADSYKDAQTSKISLRDAFWHYLQTLERTDFGNLSAHQIYYYYVLGRNMNRMDKAEQQMIMQYGPEEGEKLFSRFLHEGLQLEDKQRIDFEWNRLYNGTADIMYHRIPVGFECSKTFGKNHGTLQFTPPQREAIAFMQAAGSGIVAYDVGVGKTMSAIITMANNLYEGRVKRPVVVVPNPTYEKWKREIIGYTDKKTKQFVPGVLSHTGITINDWYNLGTQIRKGIDLAQEVPENSITLLTYEGFIQLGYSENLQREFFDELNDIVMMKDVGKTNRDWSKMKKKNQKTVGQAQKGTRVDVDSLGFDFIVVDEAHNFKNVFTNTPTDDEGNKRFKMESQASDRAIKMFFMTNYIQRKFGRNVMLLTATPFTNSPLEVFSMLSMVAYDKMVQMGLKNIGSFLETFVLQEMEYANSYDGTIQQKYVVKRFNNRLLLQKLIHNHISYKTGEDAGVLRPIKVNLPKLYRTTPSGEVQRLEGDEQILTYLTMTEDQYAVQNQVIKLAMDKSRGGSILESMGQSLSNAISPYFTKLYNGLPPKDHIEFVKNSPKIDYTCQCIASVKQYHEEKGEAVSGQVIYMNRGKDYFPMLKKYLIEEVGYKQNVKNNRKTFDEVEIITSGISGTRKEAIKDAFQANIVKVIIGTSTITEGIDLQNHGTVLYILLPDWNPTSIRQVEGRIHRQKNRFGYVRIVMPLVNDSMDVFVFQKLEEKSSRINDIWYRSDRGNVLDQESLDPEEVKFALYTNIGELVKMELDKQEKENTRKKEVLESEHKTLLTLKGRIKTYQNFRDSLPRKMEELVNRTNDYFFGHDGNGLSKNYEQQYYWRSKDEKQRKALLERIQDVVKDAQEFLASSDRDDKELIRVGKRLLNLLGDINSSDWQFNADFSEFRAIVPQVRKAETTTLAKKSMSIHDDLSPILEEMEAEIQKVEEERQFLRSEENLSKLEAIVREKKAKLQIRPGTITERAQEFATLNYLLDYSQADTMNQAHSLLPNEVSLFADEINKIQQHKQISMLKEVAEEEREETSQASNKLKAKAKAKAIIIKMKMLKMKKAA; encoded by the coding sequence AGGATAATCCTTTTGTCTTACCTGCTGCTGAAAGTGAAGAAAAGCTTATTGAAGGCTATCTCTTTGCTAATCTGGTATCTGAAGAACCTTTAAGCTTTGAAGAGAAAGCCAGCTATTCCACCTGGTTTGCCATGCATCCTGAAAAGCAGTTGGGAGAAGAAAAAGTGACTTCTTCCTTTCACTTTCCTCTGCAGATCAAGGGTAAAAAAACGGATATCCCTCAATTAATTAAAGCACAGCTAAATAAGCAAATCACAGAACAAGCTAAACCACCAACCGACACCAACCAGAAAAAACTACAGGCTAAGGCGAAAGCTAAAGCCATTATTATCAAAATGAACATGCTCAAAATGAAGAATACGAATAGAACTACTCAAACTACTCTTTCAGGACTTGCTGGTTTAGCAGGACTCTCCGGGCACCAACTCCATGCTACTTTGGGAGTATTACCCACTGGTACTTTAGGAAAACTGGATGACTACACATTGGGAAAGCTTGTGAAGCCAGAGCGAAAAGAAGAAGGCAAACGCAGCTTTGAGGAAGTGATCAAAATGTATAATCAGGGCATTAGTGAAGATGAAATCAAAGTATGGGTATGGTATCGCAGGTCTTTAGGCTCTCCTATGACCAGATGGAAGAAATACTTCCTGGACAATAATACCAGTGCTGATAGAGATAATGTAGCCGTATCCACGGTGGCATATGCAAACGCGGCTACTTCTATTCTAGATAATCATTGGCACAAAATAGCAACCGTTCCCACCGGTTCTATTCTGGGTAAATCTACCAGATTTGAGCATGAATACAACAATAAAGTGTATCTGGTACTCACCAATCCTCAGGGCCAGAAGATCATTGTACTTAAAGATCATTGTACCATCAAAGCCACGACTCAGCAGGTCAGCGAAGAAAGTCTTAGTAGCTTTGTTCAAAAAGGACTGCTTTTCTACTCCAATGGAGAATTATTGCCATTGCCTATTTATGCCTATGGCAATATGTATGAAAGGGCGAAGCAGTTAGAAGAAGACAAAGAAGAAATCATCGTAAGATTTGGAGAGTCTGTATTTGCCAAGCATCAAAGTATTATTGCAGAACGTACCCCCAAGCCTATTTCTATTCAGCATGTAGACCCTAATGAAAGGCCCAAGATTCTGGCCTTCTCAGAGTTTTCTAAAACTTTCATGATTGAGAATCTTGCTGAAGAAACCGGTTATGAAATTGCTGATAGCTATAAAGATGCTCAGACCAGTAAAATCTCCCTGAGAGATGCATTCTGGCATTATCTGCAGACTTTAGAAAGAACGGATTTTGGCAATCTATCTGCCCATCAAATCTACTACTACTATGTGCTGGGCAGAAACATGAACCGCATGGATAAAGCCGAACAGCAGATGATTATGCAGTATGGGCCAGAAGAAGGAGAAAAGCTCTTCTCCCGATTCCTGCACGAAGGCTTACAGCTGGAGGACAAACAAAGAATAGACTTTGAATGGAACAGGCTCTACAATGGTACTGCTGATATCATGTACCACCGCATCCCGGTTGGTTTTGAGTGCAGCAAAACCTTTGGTAAAAACCACGGTACACTGCAATTCACACCTCCCCAAAGAGAGGCCATTGCTTTTATGCAGGCCGCAGGTTCCGGTATCGTAGCCTATGATGTAGGCGTAGGTAAAACGATGTCAGCCATCATCACTATGGCCAATAATCTTTATGAAGGAAGAGTAAAACGTCCTGTGGTAGTAGTTCCCAACCCTACCTATGAAAAATGGAAGCGAGAAATCATCGGCTATACTGATAAAAAAACCAAGCAGTTTGTTCCAGGAGTACTCTCTCATACCGGTATTACTATTAATGACTGGTATAACCTGGGCACTCAAATCAGAAAAGGCATAGACCTAGCGCAGGAAGTACCGGAAAACAGCATAACCCTGCTTACCTATGAAGGCTTCATTCAACTGGGTTATTCAGAAAATCTGCAAAGAGAATTCTTTGATGAGCTCAACGACATTGTGATGATGAAGGATGTGGGCAAAACCAATAGAGACTGGTCCAAGATGAAAAAGAAGAACCAGAAAACAGTGGGCCAGGCGCAGAAAGGCACCCGGGTAGATGTAGACAGCTTAGGCTTTGACTTTATTGTAGTAGATGAAGCCCATAACTTCAAGAATGTCTTTACCAATACGCCTACCGATGATGAAGGCAATAAGCGTTTCAAAATGGAATCGCAGGCCTCAGACCGGGCCATCAAAATGTTCTTTATGACCAACTACATCCAGCGTAAGTTTGGTCGTAATGTGATGCTCTTAACCGCTACGCCTTTTACCAACTCACCGCTGGAAGTATTTTCTATGTTATCCATGGTTGCTTATGACAAGATGGTGCAGATGGGCTTAAAAAACATCGGTTCTTTTCTGGAAACCTTCGTGCTACAGGAAATGGAGTATGCCAACAGCTATGATGGCACCATCCAGCAGAAATATGTAGTGAAGCGATTCAACAACCGATTGCTACTCCAAAAGCTTATTCACAACCATATAAGCTACAAAACAGGAGAAGATGCAGGGGTATTAAGACCGATCAAAGTCAATCTGCCTAAGCTTTATCGTACTACTCCTTCCGGAGAAGTGCAGCGCTTAGAAGGGGATGAGCAGATCCTTACCTACCTTACTATGACCGAAGATCAGTATGCGGTACAAAACCAGGTGATCAAACTGGCAATGGACAAAAGTAGGGGAGGAAGCATACTGGAAAGCATGGGGCAATCTTTAAGCAATGCCATTAGTCCATATTTCACCAAACTCTATAATGGTTTGCCACCTAAAGATCATATAGAGTTTGTCAAGAACTCACCCAAAATTGACTATACCTGCCAGTGTATAGCCTCGGTGAAGCAGTATCATGAGGAAAAAGGAGAAGCCGTTTCCGGCCAGGTGATCTATATGAACCGGGGAAAAGACTATTTCCCCATGCTTAAAAAATACCTCATTGAAGAAGTAGGCTACAAGCAGAACGTCAAAAACAACAGAAAGACTTTTGATGAAGTAGAGATCATTACTTCCGGAATATCTGGAACCCGTAAAGAAGCCATCAAAGATGCATTTCAGGCCAATATTGTCAAAGTCATTATTGGAACCAGTACCATTACGGAAGGAATTGATTTGCAAAACCATGGTACCGTGCTCTATATCCTACTACCGGATTGGAATCCTACCAGTATCAGGCAGGTAGAAGGAAGAATCCACCGGCAGAAAAACCGATTTGGCTATGTGCGAATTGTGATGCCTTTGGTCAATGACTCCATGGATGTGTTTGTCTTTCAAAAACTGGAAGAGAAGTCCAGCAGGATCAATGACATCTGGTACCGTAGTGATAGAGGCAATGTACTGGATCAGGAATCCCTTGATCCGGAAGAAGTGAAATTTGCGCTGTACACCAATATCGGTGAGCTGGTCAAAATGGAGTTGGACAAGCAGGAAAAAGAGAATACCCGCAAAAAAGAAGTGCTGGAATCTGAGCACAAAACTTTGCTCACGCTGAAAGGTAGAATCAAGACCTACCAGAATTTTAGAGACAGCCTACCCCGTAAAATGGAAGAGTTGGTCAACCGGACTAATGACTACTTTTTTGGTCACGATGGAAATGGCCTGTCCAAGAACTATGAGCAGCAGTATTATTGGCGCAGCAAAGATGAAAAGCAGCGCAAAGCGCTGTTAGAACGTATTCAGGATGTAGTCAAAGATGCACAGGAGTTTCTTGCTTCTTCAGATAGGGATGATAAAGAGTTGATCAGGGTAGGAAAGCGTTTGCTTAACCTATTGGGAGATATCAATTCTTCTGACTGGCAATTTAATGCTGATTTTTCGGAATTCAGAGCCATTGTTCCCCAGGTACGGAAAGCAGAAACCACAACCCTTGCCAAAAAAAGTATGAGCATCCATGATGACCTATCTCCAATACTGGAAGAAATGGAAGCTGAAATCCAGAAAGTAGAGGAAGAGCGGCAGTTTTTACGCTCAGAAGAGAATTTAAGCAAGTTGGAAGCCATCGTAAGAGAAAAGAAAGCCAAGCTACAGATCAGGCCGGGAACCATCACGGAACGAGCGCAAGAATTTGCTACACTCAACTACCTGTTGGATTACTCTCAAGCTGATACCATGAATCAAGCTCATTCTCTGCTACCAAATGAAGTAAGCCTATTTGCTGATGAAATCAATAAGATCCAACAGCATAAGCAAATCAGTATGCTTAAGGAAGTAGCCGAAGAAGAAAGGGAAGAAACTTCACAAGCTTCTAACAAGCTCAAAGCCAAGGCAAAAGCCAAAGCTATTATTATTAAGATGAAAATGTTGAAAATGAAGAAGGCTGCATAA